From one Perca fluviatilis chromosome 10, GENO_Pfluv_1.0, whole genome shotgun sequence genomic stretch:
- the LOC120567148 gene encoding polycomb group RING finger protein 3 isoform X1: protein MAVLGQNPDMLTRKIKLCHINAHITCRLCDGYLIDATTVTECLHTFCRSCLVKYLEENNTCPTCRIVIHQSHPLQYIGHDRTMQDIVYKLVPGLQEAEIKKQREFYQKLGMEVPGDIKGELCNMKTHLDQRNGDTKSEETANKEAGEEKPEEDNDYHRSDEQVSICLECNSSKLRGLKRKWIRCSAQATVLHLKKFIAKKLNLTSFNELDILCNEEILGKDHTLKFVVVTRWRFKKSPLLLHYRPKMDLL, encoded by the exons CAGAACCCCGACATGCTGACGAGGAAGATAAAGCTGTGTCATATCAACGCCCACATCACATGTCGTCTGTGTGATGGCTACCTGATCGACGCCACCACTGTCACCGAGTGCTTACACACCT TCTGTAGAAGCTGCCTAGTGAAGTATCTGGAGGAAAACAACACATGCCCCACATGTAGGATTGTTATTCATCAGAGCCACCCACTGCAGTACATCGG CCATGACAGAACAATGCAAGACATTGTCTACAAGTTGGTACCGGGACTTCAAGAGG CGGAGATAAAGAAGCAGCGGGAGTTCTATCAGAAATTGGGGATGGAGGTGCCTGGAGACATTAAAGGAGAGCTTTGCAACATGAAGACTCATCTAGATCAACGCAATG GCGATACAAAATCCGAGGAGACGGCCAATAAGGAGGCAGGAGAGGAGAAACCAGAAGAGGACAACGACTATCACCGAAGCGACGAGCAG GTCAGCATCTGCTTGGAGTGCAACAGCAGTAAGCTCCGAGGTCTGAAGCGCAAGTGGATCCGCTGTTCAGCACAAGCCACAGTCCTCCACCTCAAGAAGTTCATCGCCAAAAAGCTTAACCTGACGTCATTTAACGAG CTGGACATTTTATGCAACGAGGAAATCTTGGGAAAGGACCACACTTTGAAATTTGTTGTTGTGACAAGATGGAGATTTAAG
- the LOC120567148 gene encoding polycomb group RING finger protein 3 isoform X2, with protein sequence MAVLGNPDMLTRKIKLCHINAHITCRLCDGYLIDATTVTECLHTFCRSCLVKYLEENNTCPTCRIVIHQSHPLQYIGHDRTMQDIVYKLVPGLQEAEIKKQREFYQKLGMEVPGDIKGELCNMKTHLDQRNGDTKSEETANKEAGEEKPEEDNDYHRSDEQVSICLECNSSKLRGLKRKWIRCSAQATVLHLKKFIAKKLNLTSFNELDILCNEEILGKDHTLKFVVVTRWRFKKSPLLLHYRPKMDLL encoded by the exons AACCCCGACATGCTGACGAGGAAGATAAAGCTGTGTCATATCAACGCCCACATCACATGTCGTCTGTGTGATGGCTACCTGATCGACGCCACCACTGTCACCGAGTGCTTACACACCT TCTGTAGAAGCTGCCTAGTGAAGTATCTGGAGGAAAACAACACATGCCCCACATGTAGGATTGTTATTCATCAGAGCCACCCACTGCAGTACATCGG CCATGACAGAACAATGCAAGACATTGTCTACAAGTTGGTACCGGGACTTCAAGAGG CGGAGATAAAGAAGCAGCGGGAGTTCTATCAGAAATTGGGGATGGAGGTGCCTGGAGACATTAAAGGAGAGCTTTGCAACATGAAGACTCATCTAGATCAACGCAATG GCGATACAAAATCCGAGGAGACGGCCAATAAGGAGGCAGGAGAGGAGAAACCAGAAGAGGACAACGACTATCACCGAAGCGACGAGCAG GTCAGCATCTGCTTGGAGTGCAACAGCAGTAAGCTCCGAGGTCTGAAGCGCAAGTGGATCCGCTGTTCAGCACAAGCCACAGTCCTCCACCTCAAGAAGTTCATCGCCAAAAAGCTTAACCTGACGTCATTTAACGAG CTGGACATTTTATGCAACGAGGAAATCTTGGGAAAGGACCACACTTTGAAATTTGTTGTTGTGACAAGATGGAGATTTAAG